Proteins encoded in a region of the Bactrocera tryoni isolate S06 chromosome 4, CSIRO_BtryS06_freeze2, whole genome shotgun sequence genome:
- the LOC120776082 gene encoding putative mediator of RNA polymerase II transcription subunit 26 isoform X1: protein MKLQQIQNLNAATGSGSGAYKMADLTKKMSPDNPTQILTTHDLTSLRTLQRVINTNNNNTAVDDNANYNSNGHNNNNTTRNHNFNLGHNSNIITNSIHNHHNNSNGNASGGNLVFSTIPLDGHALFIQPSHLLPANAAASLTSKGLQQATQTRGLVTAATNGLRTVNSINHSNISPAVSNATSFISSSSNSSSSSNNNNNNSNNSLNSFLAKATILSANLSNGKAGGKIFSTGGTTFSSNTNNMPTTSKYVLLQPNGNGQFTTYEGPTPAAAAAAAANGNVAAPSVGNIVLLATEPMDLNGSAAVSGDATAVGRVIATTTSVTGDNDEELRSLAWLNDSNLIKGIVTTSSAGGAAGANVKRGGAANSGNICIVSASNAHELIEELPHHVGSEEVTTTTPSGNVSTTSAGISNNTNNTNNNITTPTELKASTQITALSVGDLQQLKRFGNIITTGTPITLLPQHDGTAAAAGGRKDEPAHIFGNISGISATTTVHMGPSGTTTVVEYKSNGNIPTLQPRQLLSAAGVGNVSSGTTITPTNLSSSNNNSANNNSNNINSSNYVPSSPSSTHSTHSIVASTPASAAASNPAALSVSYSTAPSTQLSVAGANNGTTVLSLSKQLTTLPGGVVTVTNGNGTTNTIYQGQQQQQQKQQTVASNNNTSSGSSASSTTHHPHKKYLREKMNVLDHGGGGSSSGGGGGVIANTTANNVNSTNGAVNAATSNITVVASPASSSSSFSSSVSVSSNSSSTAAVNGGNSPVSKSFYAGAANNSHNTSAVNGSSSSSGAINYSSTANTPPTVMLGSVSAVATNSVHTITSSPVAVGVPPTYAIMQYQSVASSPSMSSPEPNNSKEMYPLIAPQLQQQRNSMRSPTSYSSYDNDSLKDFEISTNGSSGLSRNNTSTPQHQMHQSTQSQQLSSSGSSASSKNSHNGSTGGGGGLNANGAVTPQKQKHPNNVPYDPFVHTHNKPPYSFSSLIFMAIEGSNEKALPVKEIYAWIMQHFPYFKTAPAGWKNSVRHNLSLNKSFVKVEKAPNMGKGSLWRVEPQQRQNLIQALNRSPFFPNSAVDKSASLKSPGGNDSLVGYDTVDSVGSSGGGACSPAPKSNINPRIDPRLYPKLSKVIGGQDVPDEDTPSDYSTTNHNNNLNNHNSSSNNKYNTYNSPPVQQNGVSGGSTSILGPFSSYESIERLARDCGADSIDDVNAATAMLALKHGPKVFAETFQNGAPVITSSPSEDHTYSAGGAAGGGTGVNSGSTTPVANSNVAPLALNGNTQYAVNGAQQQQNGCNVDNQSNYTSSDAAYESSEDNNNITPEELEDQRRQREGVDALLSLSRSSVVESPTKRPSSTSVEEEHLTACLENNKVNNNNNNSHFTNGNGKMALLTSAVAYSQQQQHHLYEDSSSFHSPSYYGTAHSGPHQLHHHLGLAGGSAQRKIKPLRSLRTKIKRKAPWMSKAR from the exons AATGTCGCCGGATAATCCTACACAGATTTTAACCACACATGATTTGACCAGCTTACGCACCCTACAGCGTGtgatcaacaccaacaataataatacagCTGTTGACGACAACGCCAATTATAACAGCAAcggtcacaacaacaacaacactactcGCAATCACAATTTCAATCTCGGCCACAATAGCAATATCATCACAAACAGCATACATAATCATCACAACAACAGTAACGGCAACGCCAGTGGCGGTAATCTTGTCTTCTCCACCATCCCACTCGACGGCCACGCCCTGTTCATCCAACCTTCGCACCTGTTGCCCGCGAACGCTGCCGCTTCGCTCACCAGTAAGGGTTTGCAACAGGCTACGCAAACGCGCGGCCTGgtcacagcagcaacaaatggTTTACGCACCGTTAATAGCATTAACCATAGCAACATTAGTCCCGCCGTCAGCAACGCTACCAGCTTTATCAGCAGCagtagcaacagcagcagcagcagcaacaacaacaacaacaacagtaataataGTTTAAATAGTTTTCTTGCCAAAGCAACCATACTGAGCGCAAACCTCAGTAACGGTAAAGCAGGCGGCAAAATCTTCAGCACCGGTGGCACAACTTTCAGCAGCAACACTAATAACATGCCCACCACATCcaaatatgttttattacaGCCCAATGGTAATGGACAGTTTACCACCTACGAAGGTCCAACGCCAGCGGCGGCAGCAGCCGCAGCAGCAAACGGCAATGTGGCAGCGCCCAGCGTGGGCAACATAGTGTTGCTTGCCACCGAACCGATGGACTTGAATGGTAGTGCCGCGGTGAGTGGAGATGCCACTGCTGTTGGGCGTGTCATTGCCACAACAACTAGCGTTACGGGTGATAATGATGAAGAGCTACGATCATTAGCGTGGCTGAATGACAGCAATTTGATTAAAGGCATAGTGACTACGAGTTCGGCGGGTGGTGCCGCCGGCGCCAATGTAAAGCGGGGTGGAGCAGCGAATAGCGGCAATATTTGCATAGTGAGCGCTAGCAATGCGCATGAGCTGATCGAGGAGCTGCCACATCATGTGGGCAGCGAAGAGGTGACCACCACCACGCCCAGTGGCAATGTCAGCACTACAAGTGCTGGCATAAGCAATAATACtaataataccaacaacaacatcactaCACCAACTGAGCTGAAAGCCAGCACACAAATAACAGCGCTTAGCGTTGGGGATCTGCAGCAACTCAAGCGTTTCGGGAATATAATCACAACTGGTACACCGATCACTTTGCTGCCACAGCACGACGGCACGGCTGCTGCTGCGGGTGGTAGAAAAGATGAGCCGGCACACATTTTCGGCAATATCAGCGGCATTAGCGCCACGACTACGGTGCATATGGGACCGAGCGGTACCACCACCGTTGTCGAGTACAAATCGAACGGTAATATACCGACACTACAGCCGAGACAACTACTTAGTGCTGCCGGTGTTGGCAATGTCAGCAGTGGCACCACTATAACGCCGACCAAtttaagcagcagcaacaacaatagtgcAAATAATAACAGCAATAATATAAATTCTAGCAACTATGTGCCTTCTTCACCTTCTTCGACTCACAGCACCCATTCAATTGTAGCCAGCACACCCGCCTCCGCCGCTGCTTCAAATCCTGCCGCACTATCTGTTTCTTACTCGACGGCGCCATCCACTCAGTTGAGCGTTGCCGGCGCCAATAACGGTACGACAGTGCTTAGCCTGTCGAAGCAATTGACAACGCTGCCGGGCGGTGTTGTTACGGTTACCAATGGCAACGGCACGACTAACACAATTTATCAAggacaacaacagcagcagcaaaagcaacaaactgtcgctagtaacaacaacacaagcagCGGTAGCAGCGCCTCCAGCACCACACATCACCCGCACAAGAAATATTTGCGCGAAAAGATGAACGTACTGGATCATGGCGGTGGTGGTAGCAGTagtggtggcggtggtggtgtTATCGCCAACACAACTGCCAACAATGTCAACAGCACCAATGGCGCTGTTAATGCCGCAACTTCTAACATAACCGTAGTTGCTTCGCCAGCTTCTTCGAGCAGTTCGTTTTCCTCGTCCGTCTCAGTGTCATCCAATTCATCGTCCACGGCCGCCGTAAACGGTGGTAATAGTCCAGTTTCTAAGTCATTCTATGCTGGCGCAGCCAACAACAGTCACAACACCAGCGCTGTtaacggcagcagcagcagtagcgGTGCCATAAACTACTCCAGCACGGCGAATACGCCGCCGACAGTGATGCTGGGCAGTGTGTCAGCAGTCGCCACAAATAGCGTGCACACGATCACCAGCTCGCCAGTGGCAGTGGGTGTGCCGCCCACATACGCCATAATGCAGTACCAAAGTGTGGC TTCCTCCCCAAGCATGTCGTCGCCAGAACCAAATAATTCCAAAGAAATGTATCCACTTATTGCACCTCAGTTACAGCAACAACGCAACTCGATGCGTTCACCCACCTCCTATTCCAGCTATGATAATGACTCTTTGAAAGATTTCGAAATATCCACCAATGGCTCAAGCGGCTTGAGCCGCAACAATACCAGTACACCACAACATCAAATGCACCAGTCCACGCAATCGCAGCAACTGTCGTCTTCAGGTTCATCGGCATCCTCGAagaatagccataacggcagcacTGGAGGCGGTGGTGGGTTAAATGCCAACGGTGCCGTCACACCGCAAAAGCAAAAGCATCCGAACAATGTGCCGTACGATCCGTTTGTGCACACACACAACAAACCGCCCTACAGTTTTAG tTCCTTAATATTCATGGCCATTGAAGGCTCAAACGAGAAAGCTTTGCCGGTTAAAGAGATCTATGCTTGGATCATGCAGCATTTTCCGTATTTCAAGACGGCGCCAGCCGGTTGGAAGAACAGCGTTCGTCACAATTTGTCCTTGAACAAGAGTTTTGTTAAAGTGGAGAAAGCGCCG AATATGGGCAAAGGCTCGCTTTGGCGCGTGGAACCGCAACAAAGACAAAATCTCATACAAGCGCTAAATCGCTCGCCATTCTTCCCCAACTCGGCCGTCGATAAGTCGGCATCGCTCAAGAGCCCTGGCGGCAATGACTCATTGGTTGGCTACGACACAGTCGACAGTGTGGGCAGCAGCGGTGGCGGTGCCTGCAGTCCAGCGCCTAAATCAAACATAAATCCGCGTATTGATCCGCGACTGTATCCTAAATTGTCAAAAGTCATTGGTGGGCAGGATGTGCCCGACGAAGACACTCCGTCCGACTATAGTACAACAAATCATAATAACAATTTGAATAATCAcaatagcagcagcaacaacaaatataacacTTATAATAGCCCACCAGTGCAGCAGAATGGTGTCAGTGGCGGTAGCACTTCTATATTGGGTCCTTTTAGCAGCTACGAAAGTATCGAGCGCTTGGCACGCGACTGCGGCGCTGATAGCATAGACGATGTAAACGCTGCAACGGCAATGTTGGCGTTGAAACATGGCCCTAAGGTGTTTGCAGAGACTTTCCAGAATGG TGCGCCCGTTATAACATCTTCACCAAGTGAGGATCACACCTACTCTGCTGGTGGCGCTGCAGGCGGTGGCACTGGTGTCAACAGCGGTTCAACAACACCAGTAGCCAATAGCAATGTGGCACCATTAGCCTTGAATGGCAATACACAGTATGCCGTTAATGGtgcacagcagcagcaaaatgGTTGCAATGTCGATAATCAAAGCAATTACACTTCCTCCGATGCGGCATACGAGAGCAGCGAAGATAA CAATAACATCACGCCCGAAGAGCTGGAGGATCAACGGCGTCAACGTGAGGGCGTCGATGCATTGCTCTCGCTTTCACGTTCCTCCGTTGTCGAATCGCCAACAAAACGACCGTCATCGACCAGCGTCGAAGAAGAACACCTAACCGCCTGCCTTGAAAACAAcaaagtcaacaacaacaataataatagtcaTTTCACCAATGGCAACGGTAAAATGGCATTACTTACCAGTGCGGTCGCCTAcagtcaacaacagcaacatcattTGTACGAGGACAGCAGCAGCTTTCATTCGCCCAGCTATTATGGCACGGCACACAGTGGACCACACCAATTGCATCACCATCTCGGCTTAGCCGGTGGCAGTGCACAGCGTAAAATCAAACCCTTGCGTAGTCTGCGCACAAAAATCAAGCGCAAAGCGCCATGGATGAGCAAGGCACGGTGA
- the LOC120776082 gene encoding putative mediator of RNA polymerase II transcription subunit 26 isoform X2 yields the protein MSPDNPTQILTTHDLTSLRTLQRVINTNNNNTAVDDNANYNSNGHNNNNTTRNHNFNLGHNSNIITNSIHNHHNNSNGNASGGNLVFSTIPLDGHALFIQPSHLLPANAAASLTSKGLQQATQTRGLVTAATNGLRTVNSINHSNISPAVSNATSFISSSSNSSSSSNNNNNNSNNSLNSFLAKATILSANLSNGKAGGKIFSTGGTTFSSNTNNMPTTSKYVLLQPNGNGQFTTYEGPTPAAAAAAAANGNVAAPSVGNIVLLATEPMDLNGSAAVSGDATAVGRVIATTTSVTGDNDEELRSLAWLNDSNLIKGIVTTSSAGGAAGANVKRGGAANSGNICIVSASNAHELIEELPHHVGSEEVTTTTPSGNVSTTSAGISNNTNNTNNNITTPTELKASTQITALSVGDLQQLKRFGNIITTGTPITLLPQHDGTAAAAGGRKDEPAHIFGNISGISATTTVHMGPSGTTTVVEYKSNGNIPTLQPRQLLSAAGVGNVSSGTTITPTNLSSSNNNSANNNSNNINSSNYVPSSPSSTHSTHSIVASTPASAAASNPAALSVSYSTAPSTQLSVAGANNGTTVLSLSKQLTTLPGGVVTVTNGNGTTNTIYQGQQQQQQKQQTVASNNNTSSGSSASSTTHHPHKKYLREKMNVLDHGGGGSSSGGGGGVIANTTANNVNSTNGAVNAATSNITVVASPASSSSSFSSSVSVSSNSSSTAAVNGGNSPVSKSFYAGAANNSHNTSAVNGSSSSSGAINYSSTANTPPTVMLGSVSAVATNSVHTITSSPVAVGVPPTYAIMQYQSVASSPSMSSPEPNNSKEMYPLIAPQLQQQRNSMRSPTSYSSYDNDSLKDFEISTNGSSGLSRNNTSTPQHQMHQSTQSQQLSSSGSSASSKNSHNGSTGGGGGLNANGAVTPQKQKHPNNVPYDPFVHTHNKPPYSFSSLIFMAIEGSNEKALPVKEIYAWIMQHFPYFKTAPAGWKNSVRHNLSLNKSFVKVEKAPNMGKGSLWRVEPQQRQNLIQALNRSPFFPNSAVDKSASLKSPGGNDSLVGYDTVDSVGSSGGGACSPAPKSNINPRIDPRLYPKLSKVIGGQDVPDEDTPSDYSTTNHNNNLNNHNSSSNNKYNTYNSPPVQQNGVSGGSTSILGPFSSYESIERLARDCGADSIDDVNAATAMLALKHGPKVFAETFQNGAPVITSSPSEDHTYSAGGAAGGGTGVNSGSTTPVANSNVAPLALNGNTQYAVNGAQQQQNGCNVDNQSNYTSSDAAYESSEDNNNITPEELEDQRRQREGVDALLSLSRSSVVESPTKRPSSTSVEEEHLTACLENNKVNNNNNNSHFTNGNGKMALLTSAVAYSQQQQHHLYEDSSSFHSPSYYGTAHSGPHQLHHHLGLAGGSAQRKIKPLRSLRTKIKRKAPWMSKAR from the exons ATGTCGCCGGATAATCCTACACAGATTTTAACCACACATGATTTGACCAGCTTACGCACCCTACAGCGTGtgatcaacaccaacaataataatacagCTGTTGACGACAACGCCAATTATAACAGCAAcggtcacaacaacaacaacactactcGCAATCACAATTTCAATCTCGGCCACAATAGCAATATCATCACAAACAGCATACATAATCATCACAACAACAGTAACGGCAACGCCAGTGGCGGTAATCTTGTCTTCTCCACCATCCCACTCGACGGCCACGCCCTGTTCATCCAACCTTCGCACCTGTTGCCCGCGAACGCTGCCGCTTCGCTCACCAGTAAGGGTTTGCAACAGGCTACGCAAACGCGCGGCCTGgtcacagcagcaacaaatggTTTACGCACCGTTAATAGCATTAACCATAGCAACATTAGTCCCGCCGTCAGCAACGCTACCAGCTTTATCAGCAGCagtagcaacagcagcagcagcagcaacaacaacaacaacaacagtaataataGTTTAAATAGTTTTCTTGCCAAAGCAACCATACTGAGCGCAAACCTCAGTAACGGTAAAGCAGGCGGCAAAATCTTCAGCACCGGTGGCACAACTTTCAGCAGCAACACTAATAACATGCCCACCACATCcaaatatgttttattacaGCCCAATGGTAATGGACAGTTTACCACCTACGAAGGTCCAACGCCAGCGGCGGCAGCAGCCGCAGCAGCAAACGGCAATGTGGCAGCGCCCAGCGTGGGCAACATAGTGTTGCTTGCCACCGAACCGATGGACTTGAATGGTAGTGCCGCGGTGAGTGGAGATGCCACTGCTGTTGGGCGTGTCATTGCCACAACAACTAGCGTTACGGGTGATAATGATGAAGAGCTACGATCATTAGCGTGGCTGAATGACAGCAATTTGATTAAAGGCATAGTGACTACGAGTTCGGCGGGTGGTGCCGCCGGCGCCAATGTAAAGCGGGGTGGAGCAGCGAATAGCGGCAATATTTGCATAGTGAGCGCTAGCAATGCGCATGAGCTGATCGAGGAGCTGCCACATCATGTGGGCAGCGAAGAGGTGACCACCACCACGCCCAGTGGCAATGTCAGCACTACAAGTGCTGGCATAAGCAATAATACtaataataccaacaacaacatcactaCACCAACTGAGCTGAAAGCCAGCACACAAATAACAGCGCTTAGCGTTGGGGATCTGCAGCAACTCAAGCGTTTCGGGAATATAATCACAACTGGTACACCGATCACTTTGCTGCCACAGCACGACGGCACGGCTGCTGCTGCGGGTGGTAGAAAAGATGAGCCGGCACACATTTTCGGCAATATCAGCGGCATTAGCGCCACGACTACGGTGCATATGGGACCGAGCGGTACCACCACCGTTGTCGAGTACAAATCGAACGGTAATATACCGACACTACAGCCGAGACAACTACTTAGTGCTGCCGGTGTTGGCAATGTCAGCAGTGGCACCACTATAACGCCGACCAAtttaagcagcagcaacaacaatagtgcAAATAATAACAGCAATAATATAAATTCTAGCAACTATGTGCCTTCTTCACCTTCTTCGACTCACAGCACCCATTCAATTGTAGCCAGCACACCCGCCTCCGCCGCTGCTTCAAATCCTGCCGCACTATCTGTTTCTTACTCGACGGCGCCATCCACTCAGTTGAGCGTTGCCGGCGCCAATAACGGTACGACAGTGCTTAGCCTGTCGAAGCAATTGACAACGCTGCCGGGCGGTGTTGTTACGGTTACCAATGGCAACGGCACGACTAACACAATTTATCAAggacaacaacagcagcagcaaaagcaacaaactgtcgctagtaacaacaacacaagcagCGGTAGCAGCGCCTCCAGCACCACACATCACCCGCACAAGAAATATTTGCGCGAAAAGATGAACGTACTGGATCATGGCGGTGGTGGTAGCAGTagtggtggcggtggtggtgtTATCGCCAACACAACTGCCAACAATGTCAACAGCACCAATGGCGCTGTTAATGCCGCAACTTCTAACATAACCGTAGTTGCTTCGCCAGCTTCTTCGAGCAGTTCGTTTTCCTCGTCCGTCTCAGTGTCATCCAATTCATCGTCCACGGCCGCCGTAAACGGTGGTAATAGTCCAGTTTCTAAGTCATTCTATGCTGGCGCAGCCAACAACAGTCACAACACCAGCGCTGTtaacggcagcagcagcagtagcgGTGCCATAAACTACTCCAGCACGGCGAATACGCCGCCGACAGTGATGCTGGGCAGTGTGTCAGCAGTCGCCACAAATAGCGTGCACACGATCACCAGCTCGCCAGTGGCAGTGGGTGTGCCGCCCACATACGCCATAATGCAGTACCAAAGTGTGGC TTCCTCCCCAAGCATGTCGTCGCCAGAACCAAATAATTCCAAAGAAATGTATCCACTTATTGCACCTCAGTTACAGCAACAACGCAACTCGATGCGTTCACCCACCTCCTATTCCAGCTATGATAATGACTCTTTGAAAGATTTCGAAATATCCACCAATGGCTCAAGCGGCTTGAGCCGCAACAATACCAGTACACCACAACATCAAATGCACCAGTCCACGCAATCGCAGCAACTGTCGTCTTCAGGTTCATCGGCATCCTCGAagaatagccataacggcagcacTGGAGGCGGTGGTGGGTTAAATGCCAACGGTGCCGTCACACCGCAAAAGCAAAAGCATCCGAACAATGTGCCGTACGATCCGTTTGTGCACACACACAACAAACCGCCCTACAGTTTTAG tTCCTTAATATTCATGGCCATTGAAGGCTCAAACGAGAAAGCTTTGCCGGTTAAAGAGATCTATGCTTGGATCATGCAGCATTTTCCGTATTTCAAGACGGCGCCAGCCGGTTGGAAGAACAGCGTTCGTCACAATTTGTCCTTGAACAAGAGTTTTGTTAAAGTGGAGAAAGCGCCG AATATGGGCAAAGGCTCGCTTTGGCGCGTGGAACCGCAACAAAGACAAAATCTCATACAAGCGCTAAATCGCTCGCCATTCTTCCCCAACTCGGCCGTCGATAAGTCGGCATCGCTCAAGAGCCCTGGCGGCAATGACTCATTGGTTGGCTACGACACAGTCGACAGTGTGGGCAGCAGCGGTGGCGGTGCCTGCAGTCCAGCGCCTAAATCAAACATAAATCCGCGTATTGATCCGCGACTGTATCCTAAATTGTCAAAAGTCATTGGTGGGCAGGATGTGCCCGACGAAGACACTCCGTCCGACTATAGTACAACAAATCATAATAACAATTTGAATAATCAcaatagcagcagcaacaacaaatataacacTTATAATAGCCCACCAGTGCAGCAGAATGGTGTCAGTGGCGGTAGCACTTCTATATTGGGTCCTTTTAGCAGCTACGAAAGTATCGAGCGCTTGGCACGCGACTGCGGCGCTGATAGCATAGACGATGTAAACGCTGCAACGGCAATGTTGGCGTTGAAACATGGCCCTAAGGTGTTTGCAGAGACTTTCCAGAATGG TGCGCCCGTTATAACATCTTCACCAAGTGAGGATCACACCTACTCTGCTGGTGGCGCTGCAGGCGGTGGCACTGGTGTCAACAGCGGTTCAACAACACCAGTAGCCAATAGCAATGTGGCACCATTAGCCTTGAATGGCAATACACAGTATGCCGTTAATGGtgcacagcagcagcaaaatgGTTGCAATGTCGATAATCAAAGCAATTACACTTCCTCCGATGCGGCATACGAGAGCAGCGAAGATAA CAATAACATCACGCCCGAAGAGCTGGAGGATCAACGGCGTCAACGTGAGGGCGTCGATGCATTGCTCTCGCTTTCACGTTCCTCCGTTGTCGAATCGCCAACAAAACGACCGTCATCGACCAGCGTCGAAGAAGAACACCTAACCGCCTGCCTTGAAAACAAcaaagtcaacaacaacaataataatagtcaTTTCACCAATGGCAACGGTAAAATGGCATTACTTACCAGTGCGGTCGCCTAcagtcaacaacagcaacatcattTGTACGAGGACAGCAGCAGCTTTCATTCGCCCAGCTATTATGGCACGGCACACAGTGGACCACACCAATTGCATCACCATCTCGGCTTAGCCGGTGGCAGTGCACAGCGTAAAATCAAACCCTTGCGTAGTCTGCGCACAAAAATCAAGCGCAAAGCGCCATGGATGAGCAAGGCACGGTGA